One part of the Segnochrobactrum spirostomi genome encodes these proteins:
- a CDS encoding ABC transporter substrate-binding protein, translating into MSLIARSAARLTRRTALLTATWALAGAATVAVASLGTASGAAAQTIPVIVKDTTSQYWQIVLAGARQAGKDLNVKVPELGAQSEADIPGQISALENAVASNPAAIVIAPTQFSALGAPITEAAKSVKIIGIDSGADTDAFTSFLTTDNVKGGSVAADALADAIKAKTGKAEGEVALITALPGVGSLDQRAKGFKDTLAAKYPGIKLVSEKVADGQATTGLNIMTDLITANPNLVGVFASNLPMAQGAGQALAENADAQKKLVLIGFDSDDKLVGLLKQGVISALIVQDPYRMGYDGVKTALAASKGENVPKDVDTGVNLITQANLDTPRSQELLNPKLN; encoded by the coding sequence ATGTCTCTCATTGCGCGTTCCGCCGCGCGGCTGACCCGCCGCACCGCGTTGCTCACCGCGACTTGGGCGCTCGCCGGCGCCGCCACCGTCGCCGTCGCCAGCCTCGGCACCGCGAGCGGGGCCGCCGCCCAGACGATCCCGGTCATCGTCAAGGACACCACCTCGCAATATTGGCAGATCGTGCTCGCCGGCGCCCGTCAGGCCGGCAAGGATCTGAACGTCAAGGTACCTGAGCTCGGTGCCCAGTCCGAAGCCGATATTCCCGGCCAGATCTCGGCGCTCGAGAATGCCGTGGCGAGCAACCCGGCCGCGATCGTCATCGCGCCGACCCAATTCTCCGCCCTCGGCGCCCCGATCACCGAAGCCGCCAAGTCGGTGAAGATCATCGGCATCGATTCCGGCGCCGACACCGACGCTTTCACCTCCTTCCTCACCACCGACAACGTGAAGGGCGGCTCGGTCGCGGCCGATGCGCTCGCCGACGCCATCAAGGCGAAGACCGGCAAGGCCGAGGGCGAAGTCGCGCTCATCACCGCCCTGCCCGGCGTCGGCTCGCTCGATCAGCGCGCCAAGGGCTTCAAGGACACGCTCGCCGCCAAATATCCGGGCATCAAGCTCGTCAGCGAGAAGGTCGCCGACGGTCAGGCCACCACCGGCCTCAACATCATGACCGACCTCATCACGGCGAACCCGAACCTCGTCGGCGTGTTCGCCTCGAACCTGCCGATGGCGCAGGGTGCCGGCCAGGCGCTCGCCGAGAACGCCGACGCCCAGAAGAAGCTGGTGCTCATCGGCTTCGACAGCGACGACAAGCTCGTCGGCCTGCTCAAGCAGGGCGTCATCTCGGCCCTCATCGTCCAGGACCCGTACCGGATGGGCTATGACGGCGTGAAGACCGCGCTTGCCGCCTCGAAGGGCGAGAACGTGCCCAAGGATGTCGATACCGGCGTCAACCTGATCACTCAGGCGAACCTCGACACGCCGCGGTCGCAGGAACTTCTGAACCCGAAGCTGAACTGA
- a CDS encoding GntR family transcriptional regulator: protein MTKPNTLFKEAFNACLDLVADHPVGSVLPSETDLGDKLKISRTTVRSVLTSLSDAGIVQWERRAKTVLRRPAREDYFAAEETNSLSAMIERSFMRRILSGGANPGDQINELELARDLGVSTSAVREFLIRFSRFGLIEKRRNSHWVLKGFTREFALELTEVREMFELRSATAFAQLPADHPAWTALDAVEAEHRALAERFDDDWRGFSQLDEKFHRMIHEASRNRFIIDFYDVIAMIFHYHYQWNKMDEKRRNRVAVDEHLDYIAALKRRSMMDVEFYCRKHLLSARETLLQSIAL from the coding sequence ATGACGAAGCCGAACACCCTGTTCAAGGAGGCCTTCAACGCCTGCCTCGATCTCGTTGCCGATCATCCGGTGGGCAGCGTCCTGCCGTCGGAGACCGACCTCGGCGACAAGCTCAAGATCAGCCGCACGACGGTGCGCTCGGTGCTCACCTCGCTGTCGGACGCCGGCATCGTGCAATGGGAACGGCGCGCGAAGACCGTGCTGCGGCGCCCGGCGCGCGAGGATTATTTCGCCGCGGAAGAGACGAACTCGCTCTCGGCGATGATCGAGCGGTCCTTCATGCGGCGCATCCTGAGCGGCGGGGCCAATCCGGGCGACCAGATCAACGAACTGGAACTCGCCCGCGATCTCGGCGTCTCGACCTCGGCCGTGCGCGAATTCCTCATTCGGTTCAGCCGCTTCGGACTGATCGAAAAGCGCCGCAACAGCCATTGGGTGTTGAAGGGCTTCACCCGGGAGTTCGCCCTCGAGCTCACCGAGGTGCGCGAGATGTTCGAACTGCGCTCGGCGACCGCCTTCGCCCAGCTTCCCGCCGATCACCCGGCCTGGACCGCCCTCGACGCCGTCGAGGCCGAGCATCGCGCGCTGGCCGAGCGCTTCGACGACGATTGGCGCGGCTTCTCGCAGCTCGACGAGAAGTTCCATCGCATGATTCACGAGGCCTCGCGCAACCGCTTCATCATTGATTTCTACGACGTCATCGCGATGATCTTCCACTACCATTATCAATGGAACAAGATGGACGAGAAAAGACGCAATCGCGTCGCGGTCGACGAGCATCTCGACTATATCGCCGCCTTGAAGCGGCGGAGCATGATGGACGTCGAGTTCTATTGCCGAAAGCATCTCTTGTCCGCGCGCGAGACCCTTCTACAATCGATTGCACTCTGA
- a CDS encoding zinc-binding alcohol dehydrogenase family protein, with protein sequence MRAVSCTAPGDLVVVEREAPRPAADEVLVRIRRVGICGTDMHIFQGKHPFLEYPRVMGHELSGEVVSAPAGSPLSEGERVYINPYIACGTCHACRKGRPNCCMRIGVLGVHRDGGLAEFLALPARNVFSAEAIGLDEAAMVEFLAIGAHGVRRAEIQPGDRVLVVGAGPIGLGAMLFARLAGGEVTTLDLRADRLAFARSALGIPHTVPAGEGAASALADLTGGDFFDVVIDATGNTASIEASFAYVAHCGTYVLLSVVKDVIRFADPEFHKREMKLVASRNALAVDFETVLAAMARGDVPTGLLATHRAPLADLPARMPDWIRPETGVIKALVEV encoded by the coding sequence ATGCGAGCCGTCTCCTGCACCGCGCCCGGCGATCTCGTCGTCGTCGAGCGAGAGGCGCCGCGTCCGGCGGCGGACGAGGTGCTGGTGCGCATCCGCCGTGTCGGCATCTGCGGCACCGACATGCACATCTTCCAGGGCAAGCATCCCTTCCTCGAATATCCCCGGGTGATGGGCCACGAATTGTCGGGTGAGGTCGTCTCCGCCCCAGCCGGCAGCCCGCTCTCCGAGGGCGAGCGGGTCTACATCAATCCCTACATCGCCTGCGGCACCTGCCACGCCTGCCGCAAGGGCCGGCCGAATTGCTGCATGCGCATCGGCGTCCTCGGCGTCCACCGCGACGGCGGCCTCGCCGAATTCCTGGCGCTGCCTGCCCGCAACGTCTTCTCCGCCGAGGCGATCGGCCTCGACGAGGCGGCGATGGTGGAGTTCCTGGCGATCGGCGCCCACGGCGTGCGCCGGGCGGAGATCCAGCCGGGTGACCGCGTGCTCGTCGTCGGCGCCGGCCCGATCGGCCTCGGTGCCATGCTGTTCGCCCGCCTCGCCGGTGGCGAGGTGACGACGCTCGATCTGCGCGCCGACCGGCTCGCCTTCGCCCGCTCGGCGCTCGGCATCCCTCACACGGTGCCGGCCGGCGAGGGCGCGGCCTCCGCGCTGGCCGACCTGACCGGCGGCGATTTCTTCGACGTCGTCATCGATGCGACCGGCAACACGGCCTCGATCGAGGCGAGCTTCGCCTACGTCGCCCATTGCGGCACCTACGTGCTGCTCAGCGTCGTCAAGGACGTGATCCGCTTCGCCGACCCGGAATTCCACAAGCGCGAGATGAAGCTGGTGGCGAGCCGCAACGCCCTCGCAGTCGATTTCGAGACGGTGCTCGCGGCGATGGCCCGGGGCGACGTCCCGACCGGCCTCCTCGCCACCCACCGCGCGCCGCTCGCCGATCTACCCGCCCGCATGCCGGACTGGATCCGGCCGGAGACGGGGGTCATCAAGGCGCTGGTGGAGGTCTGA
- a CDS encoding ABC1 kinase family protein, with product MADDKERNRFSARAARYAKVGTDISGVATKVLGARLMGRELDAEKTAGEIAAALGGLKGPLMKVAQLLSTIPEAVPPEYAEALASLQSNAPPMGWAFVKRRMMAELGPDWEKRFKSFEREPAAAASLGQVHRAVSLDGRPLAVKLQYPDMESAVEADLKQFGVLLSIHRRMRPAIETREIAEEVGARLREELDYRREARNAALYGIILGEEPGLRVPVIDPALSTKRLLTMGWLEGERLLSFKEHPLEDRNRIAETMFRAWWHPFARFGVIHGDPHLGNYTIYTEDGRPAGVNLLDYGCIRIFPARFVSGVIELYQGLKTGDRERVVAAYGIWGFRNLSKELIETLNIWAGFIYGPLLEDRVRPIADGVSAAEYGRKEAFAVAQALKRIGPVTVPREFVFMDRAALGLGGVFLHLGAELNFHRLFERAIEDYSEAKLAARQNAALQGVGLAALPAA from the coding sequence TCTGATGGGCCGCGAACTCGACGCGGAGAAGACCGCGGGCGAGATCGCCGCCGCGCTCGGCGGGCTGAAGGGGCCCCTGATGAAGGTGGCGCAGCTCCTCTCGACGATCCCCGAAGCCGTGCCGCCGGAATATGCCGAGGCGCTCGCGAGCCTCCAATCGAACGCCCCGCCGATGGGCTGGGCCTTCGTGAAGCGGCGCATGATGGCCGAGCTCGGCCCCGATTGGGAAAAGCGCTTCAAGAGCTTCGAGCGCGAGCCGGCGGCGGCGGCCTCGCTCGGCCAGGTGCACCGCGCCGTCTCGCTCGACGGCCGGCCGCTCGCGGTGAAGCTGCAATATCCCGACATGGAATCGGCGGTCGAAGCCGACCTCAAGCAGTTCGGCGTGCTGCTCTCCATCCACCGCCGCATGCGGCCCGCAATCGAAACGCGGGAGATCGCCGAGGAGGTCGGCGCCCGGCTCAGGGAAGAGCTCGATTATCGCCGCGAGGCACGCAACGCCGCGCTCTACGGCATCATCCTCGGTGAGGAGCCGGGCCTGCGCGTGCCGGTCATCGACCCGGCGCTGTCGACCAAGCGTCTCCTCACCATGGGTTGGCTCGAGGGTGAGCGGCTCTTGTCGTTCAAGGAGCACCCGCTCGAGGACCGCAACCGCATCGCCGAAACCATGTTCCGCGCCTGGTGGCACCCGTTCGCCCGGTTCGGCGTCATCCACGGCGATCCGCACCTCGGCAACTACACGATCTACACCGAGGACGGCCGCCCGGCCGGCGTGAACCTTCTCGATTATGGCTGCATCCGCATCTTCCCGGCGCGCTTCGTCTCCGGCGTCATCGAGCTCTACCAGGGTCTCAAGACGGGCGACCGGGAGCGCGTCGTCGCGGCCTACGGAATCTGGGGCTTCCGCAATCTCAGCAAGGAATTGATCGAGACGCTCAACATCTGGGCCGGCTTCATCTACGGGCCGCTGCTCGAGGATCGCGTGCGGCCGATCGCGGACGGCGTCAGCGCGGCCGAGTACGGCCGCAAGGAAGCCTTCGCCGTCGCCCAGGCGCTGAAGCGCATCGGCCCAGTGACGGTGCCGCGCGAGTTCGTGTTCATGGACCGCGCCGCCCTCGGCCTCGGCGGCGTCTTTCTGCATCTCGGCGCGGAGCTCAACTTCCACCGGCTGTTCGAACGGGCGATCGAGGACTACAGCGAAGCGAAGCTCGCGGCGCGCCAGAACGCAGCACTCCAGGGCGTCGGGCTGGCGGCGCTGCCGGCGGCGTGA